The following proteins come from a genomic window of Maridesulfovibrio zosterae DSM 11974:
- a CDS encoding ABC transporter permease, with product MASYIFRRLLQGLMVLLAVSFVCFCLFRYTGDPVLMLAGKYATQQEQEMVRQAYGLDQPPHIQYIKFIGGVLKGDFGKSYISQVDALDTILERFPATFELALSAIFISFVVGVGLGIVVSIWPTGFMSRMIMAGSLMGISIPTFLIGILLVMFFSVYLDILPSFGRGDTVMIGPWRTGLLTMDGLKHIILPALTLSGYQLAVMLRLTRAGMREVMGEEYIKTAWAKGLSPFKVIMKHALRNVMIPVVTIAGLSFGELIAFSIVTETIFQWPGMGNLLLTSIFETDQPIIVTYIMLASTIILSINIAVDLLYALLNPKIRYD from the coding sequence ATGGCATCATATATTTTTCGAAGATTGTTGCAGGGGCTTATGGTTCTGCTGGCTGTCTCATTCGTATGTTTCTGCCTCTTCCGCTATACCGGTGATCCGGTACTTATGCTGGCAGGCAAATACGCCACCCAGCAGGAGCAGGAAATGGTTCGGCAGGCATACGGACTGGATCAGCCCCCCCATATTCAATACATAAAATTTATCGGCGGAGTGCTTAAAGGCGACTTCGGCAAATCCTACATCAGTCAGGTGGATGCGCTGGACACTATACTTGAACGCTTTCCCGCCACATTTGAACTGGCCTTGTCTGCCATCTTCATATCTTTTGTAGTCGGAGTAGGACTGGGGATTGTGGTTTCTATCTGGCCGACCGGATTCATGAGCAGAATGATTATGGCAGGCTCACTTATGGGCATTTCTATACCAACGTTCCTGATAGGTATTCTGCTGGTTATGTTTTTCTCCGTATATCTGGACATCCTTCCCTCATTCGGCAGGGGGGATACCGTAATGATAGGACCATGGCGCACCGGACTGCTTACCATGGACGGACTGAAACATATTATTCTGCCGGCACTGACCCTTTCCGGTTACCAGCTTGCAGTAATGCTCAGACTGACTAGGGCAGGTATGCGTGAAGTTATGGGAGAGGAGTACATTAAAACGGCATGGGCCAAAGGACTTTCCCCTTTCAAGGTAATAATGAAGCACGCTCTGCGCAACGTAATGATCCCTGTAGTTACAATTGCAGGACTCTCATTCGGCGAGCTGATAGCATTCTCGATCGTCACCGAAACAATCTTCCAGTGGCCGGGGATGGGCAACCTGCTCCTGACCTCTATTTTCGAGACAGACCAACCTATTATCGTTACGTACATTATGCTGGCATCAACCATAATTTTGTCCATCAACATCGCGGTTGACCTGCTGTATGCATTGCTCAATCCAAAAATTCGCTACGACTAG
- a CDS encoding ABC transporter permease has translation MNRPLLQKRLRSFRSDKPAMIGAFILLLFILIGIFAHVLAPMNPYDLSSVDLGNYLMPPCWLDGGSLSFPLGTDDQGRGILSTILYGMRTSLIVGGSVVTVAGSIGIALGMVAGYYGGLIDTFVMRCADTVFSFSTTLLAVLLLGVFDTRGIATVIFAICIADWVKYARTIRGSVLEIKNNPYVMAAKSSGAKDFRILFQHILPNALPPIMVVMAVDLAVVIMLEATLSFLGVGVPLTEPSLGMMIAIGKNYIYAGMWWMTLFPGAALILLVVGINLFADWLRDELNPKLSR, from the coding sequence ATGAACCGCCCACTTCTCCAAAAGCGTTTACGCAGCTTCAGAAGCGACAAACCGGCAATGATCGGTGCATTCATCCTGTTGCTGTTCATTTTAATAGGGATCTTCGCCCATGTACTGGCGCCTATGAACCCGTACGACCTGAGCTCAGTTGATCTTGGTAACTACCTCATGCCGCCGTGCTGGCTGGACGGAGGCTCCTTATCTTTTCCATTGGGAACAGATGATCAGGGACGCGGAATACTGTCAACCATACTATATGGAATGCGGACCTCTCTTATTGTAGGAGGATCTGTAGTTACAGTTGCCGGCAGTATAGGAATAGCTCTAGGCATGGTTGCAGGCTATTACGGAGGGCTGATTGACACCTTCGTAATGCGTTGCGCTGATACTGTTTTTTCTTTCTCCACAACCTTGCTGGCTGTACTGCTGCTCGGTGTTTTTGACACCAGAGGAATTGCAACTGTCATCTTCGCTATATGCATTGCAGACTGGGTAAAATACGCCCGAACCATCCGCGGCAGTGTGCTTGAAATAAAAAACAACCCCTATGTAATGGCTGCAAAATCATCCGGTGCTAAAGATTTCCGAATTCTTTTCCAGCACATTCTGCCCAATGCCCTGCCTCCAATTATGGTTGTCATGGCAGTGGACCTTGCTGTGGTCATCATGCTTGAAGCTACACTTAGCTTTCTAGGGGTTGGTGTTCCATTAACAGAACCTTCACTCGGTATGATGATCGCAATAGGAAAGAACTACATCTACGCAGGCATGTGGTGGATGACCCTTTTCCCGGGAGCAGCACTGATTCTGCTTGTTGTAGGCATAAACTTATTTGCTGACTGGCTTCGCGATGAACTGAACCCTAAACTGAGCCGCTAA
- a CDS encoding M20 family metallopeptidase produces MTEQEQNTYDHFLAELETLVNTDSATENKDGVADVAEILKKRLEDLGLEAKITFEGKDRTPCLKACTASKNGRFDFMFLGHMDTVFPTGEAAKRPFSTKDGHGLGPGVSDMKGGLLVALYVVEQLKERGLLDKIAICIAFNGDEEIGSPDSRPWIEKTSENCDRVFVFEPCRLEFRHVLHRKGGGRVKITAKGISSHAGADPEKGANALVELASHIPSIHALNDLDGDITAQCTVIRSGEKTNIIPDEAVLDVDVRVGTKEEMKIVENFFNELPNKNYVENTSIEITGGVDRPPMEYTDKTVELWNVLAEEGRKLGLDPAYISTGGCSDGNWTAARGITTIDGMGTVGANSHREDEYTELKSIIPAITMITNTCIKTVLGD; encoded by the coding sequence ATGACTGAACAAGAACAGAATACTTACGACCACTTTCTGGCCGAGCTCGAAACACTGGTTAACACCGACAGCGCAACAGAAAACAAAGACGGCGTTGCCGACGTGGCTGAAATTCTAAAAAAACGTCTTGAAGATCTTGGTCTTGAAGCGAAAATAACCTTTGAAGGAAAAGACCGTACTCCCTGCCTCAAGGCCTGCACAGCATCTAAGAATGGACGCTTTGATTTCATGTTCCTCGGACATATGGACACGGTTTTCCCCACTGGAGAAGCTGCCAAACGCCCTTTCTCAACCAAGGATGGGCATGGACTGGGTCCTGGCGTCAGCGATATGAAAGGCGGACTGTTGGTAGCTCTATATGTTGTTGAGCAATTAAAAGAACGAGGGTTGCTGGACAAGATTGCCATATGTATCGCCTTTAACGGCGATGAGGAAATCGGCTCTCCTGACTCCCGCCCATGGATTGAAAAAACATCTGAGAACTGTGACAGAGTATTCGTCTTTGAACCATGTCGCTTAGAATTCCGCCATGTGCTGCACCGCAAAGGAGGAGGAAGGGTCAAAATTACTGCAAAAGGAATTTCATCCCACGCAGGAGCTGATCCGGAAAAAGGAGCGAATGCTCTTGTAGAACTGGCCAGCCATATTCCGTCTATACATGCCCTGAACGATCTTGATGGAGATATTACGGCCCAGTGCACAGTTATACGCAGCGGAGAAAAAACAAATATCATTCCTGATGAAGCCGTTCTTGATGTTGACGTGCGGGTTGGCACAAAAGAAGAAATGAAGATAGTGGAAAATTTCTTCAATGAACTGCCAAATAAAAATTATGTTGAGAACACTTCCATAGAAATCACAGGTGGTGTTGACCGTCCTCCCATGGAGTATACAGATAAAACAGTTGAGCTGTGGAATGTCCTTGCTGAAGAAGGCCGCAAGCTCGGGCTCGATCCCGCATATATTTCCACAGGAGGCTGCTCTGATGGCAACTGGACCGCAGCCAGAGGTATCACAACCATTGACGGCATGGGGACAGTTGGCGCTAATTCTCACCGCGAAGATGAATATACTGAGCTTAAAAGTATCATTCCTGCAATTACTATGATTACGAATACATGTATTAAAACGGTACTCGGGGATTAG
- the lipB gene encoding lipoyl(octanoyl) transferase LipB, whose translation MKDQDKKNTHSGAWLEFSRRDYAEMTELQEALCSKRQQGLIPDVVILLEHSPCFTVGRSGGHHNILVNNKILEKQGITIHDTMRGGNITYHGPGQLVCYPILSLKGENRDLHAHARKMEEVMIRTIGEFGIVGDRKPKYPGVWVGDQKIGAMGIAVRKWTTMHGIALNVCPDLEHFSYIVPCGITAHGVTSMAQILGHPIDIDSVRNKMRKNFSDIFQISLSPANLEHLIKENCREQA comes from the coding sequence ATGAAAGATCAAGACAAAAAAAATACTCACAGCGGTGCATGGCTGGAATTTTCCAGACGCGATTATGCCGAGATGACGGAGCTGCAGGAAGCTCTTTGCAGCAAAAGGCAGCAGGGACTTATTCCTGATGTTGTAATTTTGCTGGAACACTCTCCCTGCTTTACCGTAGGCCGCAGCGGAGGGCACCATAATATTCTTGTAAACAATAAAATCTTGGAAAAACAAGGCATTACCATACATGACACAATGAGAGGCGGTAATATCACTTATCATGGCCCCGGACAGCTTGTATGCTACCCTATATTATCACTGAAGGGAGAAAACAGAGACCTCCATGCTCATGCCCGCAAAATGGAAGAAGTTATGATCCGGACTATTGGTGAATTCGGTATAGTCGGAGACCGCAAGCCGAAATACCCAGGAGTGTGGGTCGGTGATCAAAAGATCGGTGCGATGGGAATTGCTGTTCGAAAATGGACCACAATGCACGGCATTGCGCTTAATGTATGTCCAGATCTTGAACATTTTTCATATATTGTTCCCTGTGGAATTACTGCCCATGGAGTAACTTCTATGGCCCAGATACTTGGGCATCCCATAGATATAGACTCCGTGCGAAATAAAATGCGCAAAAACTTTTCAGACATTTTCCAAATTTCTCTTAGCCCGGCTAATCTGGAACATCTAATTAAGGAGAACTGCCGTGAACAAGCCTAA
- the lipA gene encoding lipoyl synthase has product MNQIQALLSKGQLHSVCESAQCPNIGECFANKTCTFMILGDICTRNCAFCAVTHGKPCSPDPNEPEMVGLTAKQLGLKHVVVTSVTRDDLPDGGAGQFAATIHAIRQENPEATVEVLIPDFGGQDAPLKQVIAAAPHVLNHNIETVPRIYPTVRPGARYEQSLQLLKNVASICPDEQIMTKSGLMLGLGETQEEVIGVMIDLLKVGCKTLTLGQYLRPSSQHHPVVEYVHPDKFDELSGIGEELGFRQVVSGPLVRSSYHAAESFAQLNA; this is encoded by the coding sequence ATGAACCAGATTCAGGCATTACTGAGTAAGGGCCAGCTACATTCTGTATGTGAAAGTGCTCAGTGTCCTAATATAGGTGAATGCTTTGCCAATAAAACATGCACATTCATGATTTTAGGAGACATCTGTACACGCAACTGTGCTTTTTGTGCTGTCACACATGGTAAACCATGTAGCCCCGACCCCAATGAACCGGAGATGGTAGGTTTAACAGCCAAGCAGCTGGGCTTGAAACATGTTGTTGTAACTTCTGTTACCCGTGATGACCTGCCGGACGGAGGAGCTGGACAATTTGCTGCGACAATACATGCCATCAGACAGGAGAACCCTGAAGCAACAGTTGAAGTCCTCATTCCAGATTTCGGAGGGCAGGATGCTCCTCTTAAACAGGTCATCGCAGCAGCTCCGCATGTCCTCAATCACAATATTGAAACAGTTCCACGCATTTACCCGACAGTGAGACCGGGGGCCAGATACGAACAGTCCTTGCAACTGCTAAAGAATGTGGCGTCAATATGCCCGGATGAACAAATAATGACTAAGTCTGGTTTGATGCTCGGATTAGGTGAGACTCAGGAGGAAGTTATCGGGGTTATGATCGATCTGCTTAAGGTTGGCTGCAAGACTCTGACACTGGGACAATATCTGCGCCCTTCTTCCCAGCACCACCCTGTGGTAGAATATGTGCACCCGGATAAATTTGATGAGCTGTCAGGGATTGGTGAAGAGCTCGGATTCAGACAGGTTGTGTCAGGACCTTTGGTCCGCAGTTCATATCATGCTGCCGAAAGTTTTGCGCAACTAAATGCATAG
- a CDS encoding MBL fold metallo-hydrolase: MTDLIKITLIANAGVLVEYNGTGILVDGIHHEEGHPFSRVSKVDMRQMRYGEGLFQNLDYLLFTHEHPDHFTPQYVLKHIQCRSVKGLFLPCERDGSSDLVFLFNHARIQEIPCWSMGLEPGKSKYIELTEDLSVTTIGSRHMGPQYEDIRNDCFLLTLKGMNLLFTGDADYVSDFFEKALAEVNLDAVFVNPIFYHNPGGQAIINEIFKPATTVIYHMPPADEDTMQFSFMVKRDIQRYERPDIQTHVLNAENSSIFLSVHAKK, encoded by the coding sequence ATGACCGATCTGATCAAAATAACCCTTATCGCTAACGCCGGAGTACTGGTTGAGTATAATGGGACAGGAATCCTTGTGGATGGAATCCACCATGAGGAAGGACATCCATTCAGCCGGGTTTCTAAAGTTGATATGAGACAGATGCGTTATGGGGAAGGTCTTTTCCAGAATCTTGACTACCTGCTATTCACACATGAACACCCAGATCATTTTACACCACAATATGTATTGAAACATATTCAGTGCCGCTCTGTTAAAGGACTGTTTCTTCCCTGCGAAAGGGACGGATCTTCGGACTTGGTATTTCTATTCAACCATGCAAGAATACAAGAAATTCCCTGCTGGTCCATGGGGTTGGAACCTGGAAAATCAAAATATATTGAACTTACTGAAGACTTGTCTGTCACAACAATTGGATCACGCCATATGGGACCACAATATGAAGACATTCGTAATGATTGTTTTTTGCTAACATTGAAAGGTATGAATCTCTTATTTACCGGAGATGCTGACTACGTATCAGACTTTTTTGAAAAAGCTCTTGCTGAAGTGAATCTGGATGCAGTCTTCGTAAACCCTATTTTTTATCATAATCCAGGTGGCCAAGCTATAATCAATGAAATATTCAAGCCTGCCACGACTGTGATTTACCATATGCCTCCTGCTGACGAGGATACCATGCAATTTTCATTTATGGTTAAACGTGACATTCAACGATATGAACGTCCCGATATCCAAACTCATGTTCTTAATGCAGAAAATAGCAGTATATTCTTATCGGTCCATGCTAAGAAATAA
- a CDS encoding 2,3-butanediol dehydrogenase — MSETMRAAVWHGKQDVRVETVPVPPFPPAGWVKIKVDWCGICGSDLHEFVAGPVFIPTEAPHPLTGKQGSVILGHEFTGTVVEVGEGVSNVSVGDFVAPDACQHCGECVTCRAGRYNVCEKLAFTGLHNDGAFAKYVNIPSELCFVLPKGVSPEAGALIEPLATGFKAVREAGSILGETVVIIGAGTIGLGTLMAAKAAGAGKIIMLEMSNARTAKAIECGADVMLNPNECDPVAEIKAMTNGSGADVSFECVGNKFTGPLAIDVIRNAGRAVIVGIFEEPSSFNFFSLSGTDKRVIGTLAYTLSDFQGVSTLLASGQLKAEPMITGRIDLEDIVKKGFQELINNKDDNIKIIVRPGE, encoded by the coding sequence ATGAGCGAGACAATGCGAGCTGCCGTTTGGCACGGAAAACAGGATGTGCGTGTAGAGACAGTACCTGTTCCCCCTTTCCCTCCAGCCGGATGGGTAAAAATAAAAGTAGACTGGTGCGGAATATGTGGCTCTGATCTGCACGAATTTGTGGCTGGACCGGTTTTTATACCGACTGAGGCTCCACATCCTTTAACAGGAAAACAAGGTAGTGTGATCCTTGGGCATGAGTTCACTGGAACAGTAGTTGAGGTCGGAGAAGGAGTTTCCAATGTAAGTGTTGGAGACTTTGTAGCTCCAGATGCCTGTCAACACTGTGGAGAATGTGTAACATGCCGAGCGGGACGTTATAATGTCTGTGAAAAGCTTGCATTCACCGGATTGCACAATGACGGTGCTTTTGCAAAATATGTGAACATTCCCAGTGAGCTCTGTTTTGTGTTGCCAAAAGGTGTTTCTCCCGAAGCAGGAGCATTGATTGAACCATTGGCCACAGGTTTTAAAGCTGTGCGTGAAGCTGGCTCCATTTTAGGAGAGACGGTTGTTATTATAGGAGCAGGTACTATCGGTCTTGGAACTCTCATGGCCGCAAAAGCGGCTGGTGCTGGTAAAATTATTATGCTGGAGATGTCTAATGCCCGTACAGCCAAAGCCATAGAATGCGGCGCTGACGTAATGCTCAATCCTAATGAATGTGATCCTGTTGCTGAAATTAAAGCCATGACTAACGGCTCAGGTGCAGATGTTTCATTTGAATGCGTCGGCAATAAATTTACCGGACCACTGGCTATAGACGTCATCAGAAATGCAGGCAGGGCCGTAATTGTCGGCATTTTTGAAGAACCAAGTTCTTTTAATTTCTTCAGCTTAAGCGGAACAGATAAGCGAGTAATCGGCACTCTGGCATATACCTTGAGTGATTTTCAGGGAGTATCCACTCTTCTGGCTAGCGGTCAACTCAAAGCTGAGCCTATGATCACAGGTCGAATAGATTTAGAAGACATTGTGAAAAAGGGCTTCCAGGAACTGATTAACAACAAAGATGATAATATCAAAATCATCGTAAGACCTGGTGAGTAG
- a CDS encoding sigma-54-dependent Fis family transcriptional regulator, whose translation MHKLLRDDNGFEICAANADNTASAELKMTEPRGLRGPQVDYSKWKRFVDGRQVNLGHLDKNIVDSWTRCMAMSIDPAPRSCWDFTPMSELEPFTSTLRRICKDVEKTAYEAIRGKGLLMTYTNAKGRVGRTCGDLEILREADRLNFGPGANWAEESVGTNAIGTTLVTGLPMQVFGEEHFCRSHHSWSCTAAPIFGPQGNIWGCFDISGPKTSDHSKSLELVLQATRALEQRLCRLYCSELEGQLGSLFSSMFNSVMTGILSLDKSGNILSANSAAEVLLGNPWGTLQGRRAEEFFDYEEFLSKAKKSSKREPIVMRCRINPDLYVRALYIFSPTGTHLDTIVSICEKQSAHQFAVPARKALNEPSQSEKSPKGFEHILHASSAMRQAIRQAAMASRTPSTVILYGESGTGKELFARGIHQAGPRSGNPFVAVNCGAFSEELVQSELFGYCGGSFTGAAKKGRLGKFQLADKGVLFLDEISEMPFSQQVNLLRALEERAVVPVGGTTPQPVDVKIIAATNKDLSGLVEQGFFREDLFYRLNVVGVTLPPLRDRGTDIVLLAEYHLDRLCTEFGIPCEGMLTEVSDVLMSYNWPGNVRELVNCIEYAVNNLSGVQLKAEHLPPYLIEKTTNQVMSHRPALSSGFQLKKREEDAIREALNFHEGNISKTAKALGIGRNTLYSKMERHHIHV comes from the coding sequence ATGCATAAACTGCTTAGAGACGATAATGGATTTGAAATTTGTGCGGCTAATGCTGATAACACGGCATCTGCAGAGCTCAAGATGACTGAGCCTCGCGGGTTGCGTGGGCCTCAGGTAGACTATTCCAAGTGGAAAAGATTCGTGGATGGCCGGCAGGTCAATCTGGGGCATCTAGACAAAAATATAGTTGATTCATGGACTCGCTGTATGGCTATGTCTATTGATCCGGCTCCAAGAAGCTGTTGGGACTTCACTCCAATGTCAGAATTGGAACCATTTACCTCCACTCTTAGAAGAATCTGCAAGGATGTTGAGAAAACAGCCTATGAAGCTATTCGCGGCAAAGGTTTGTTGATGACATATACTAATGCCAAGGGGCGGGTCGGCCGTACGTGCGGAGATCTCGAGATTCTTCGCGAGGCGGATAGACTGAACTTTGGCCCGGGGGCGAATTGGGCTGAAGAAAGTGTTGGCACGAATGCCATAGGAACGACTTTGGTTACAGGTCTTCCAATGCAGGTCTTTGGAGAAGAACATTTCTGCCGCAGTCATCATAGTTGGAGCTGTACAGCCGCTCCCATATTTGGACCTCAAGGTAATATATGGGGATGTTTTGATATCTCAGGACCAAAAACATCAGATCATAGCAAGAGCCTAGAACTTGTTCTTCAGGCAACTAGAGCACTGGAACAACGTCTTTGCCGACTTTATTGCTCCGAACTGGAAGGTCAATTAGGGTCTCTTTTTTCTTCAATGTTCAATTCAGTAATGACTGGAATTCTGTCTCTTGATAAATCAGGAAATATTCTCAGCGCTAACAGTGCTGCTGAGGTTTTACTGGGTAATCCGTGGGGAACGTTGCAGGGCCGGCGGGCAGAGGAATTCTTTGATTATGAAGAATTCCTTAGCAAAGCAAAAAAATCTTCCAAACGCGAGCCTATAGTTATGCGTTGCAGGATAAACCCGGACTTATATGTTAGGGCCTTATATATTTTCAGTCCAACGGGAACACACCTGGATACAATAGTAAGTATCTGCGAGAAACAATCCGCACATCAATTTGCTGTACCTGCTCGAAAAGCATTAAATGAACCATCTCAATCCGAGAAATCCCCTAAAGGTTTTGAACATATCCTACATGCAAGCAGCGCTATGCGTCAGGCAATTCGACAGGCAGCGATGGCTTCACGAACTCCTTCAACAGTAATATTATATGGAGAGTCAGGGACAGGTAAAGAATTGTTTGCCAGAGGAATCCATCAAGCAGGACCTCGCTCCGGTAATCCATTCGTTGCTGTGAATTGCGGTGCTTTTTCTGAGGAGCTGGTTCAAAGTGAGCTATTCGGATATTGCGGAGGATCTTTCACTGGAGCAGCTAAAAAAGGGCGTTTAGGCAAATTTCAATTGGCTGATAAGGGTGTTTTATTTCTGGATGAAATTTCGGAAATGCCTTTTTCACAACAAGTTAATCTGCTCAGGGCATTAGAGGAAAGAGCTGTTGTGCCTGTCGGAGGAACCACTCCTCAGCCTGTGGATGTAAAAATAATCGCTGCCACCAATAAGGATTTATCAGGGCTTGTCGAGCAAGGGTTTTTCCGAGAGGATTTATTTTATCGCCTTAATGTTGTAGGGGTTACTCTTCCTCCTCTACGAGACAGGGGAACTGATATTGTTTTGCTTGCTGAGTATCACTTGGACCGTTTGTGTACCGAATTCGGTATTCCCTGTGAAGGAATGCTTACAGAGGTCAGTGATGTGCTTATGTCCTATAACTGGCCCGGAAACGTTCGAGAATTGGTAAACTGTATTGAATATGCTGTGAATAATCTGTCAGGAGTACAGTTAAAAGCAGAGCATCTGCCTCCGTACCTTATAGAGAAAACTACAAATCAGGTAATGAGTCATCGCCCGGCTTTAAGCAGTGGCTTTCAGCTCAAAAAAAGAGAAGAAGATGCAATTCGCGAGGCGTTGAATTTTCATGAGGGCAATATCAGCAAAACGGCTAAGGCTTTAGGAATCGGTCGCAACACCCTTTATTCCAAAATGGAGCGCCATCACATACATGTTTAA
- a CDS encoding dihydrolipoamide acetyltransferase family protein, which produces MAQQVIMPKWGLTMKEGKVVRWLKGEGESVEAGEPLFEVETDKITNSVEASASGVLAQIIVQEGETADVQAVLAIIAAPGETPDKIASGAADSAPEASASAEEKETASSPVAAQAENGEFVRAMPAARKLAKDLNIAISAVTGTGPNGSITMKDVQAAADADFAGINASPKAIEFARKKGIDLSQVAGTGEDGKITKADILRAMNPAADQPAPASQAEPKDTIIPMEGIRKIIADNMHASLTNAAQLSVFVELDVTEMVNLRSTLLKRNKRNAEYRLSYNDIISYAVCRALKRHPIMNSTLQDDGIHIHEHVNLGIAVALPNGLIVPKVKLADTFTLDELKTKIRDVAGRSRSGGLDMDELSGGTFTISNVSMLGVDGFTPVLNPPETGILGVGRIVEKPAVKDGEIKIRQMMTLSLTFNHMTTDGAPAMSFLRELGDMLENPGLMIM; this is translated from the coding sequence ATGGCTCAACAAGTGATCATGCCCAAATGGGGCTTGACCATGAAGGAAGGTAAAGTCGTTCGCTGGCTCAAAGGCGAAGGAGAATCGGTCGAGGCCGGTGAACCTTTATTTGAGGTAGAAACTGACAAAATTACCAACTCAGTGGAAGCTTCAGCCAGTGGTGTATTGGCTCAAATAATTGTGCAGGAAGGCGAAACAGCCGATGTTCAGGCTGTACTCGCAATAATTGCAGCCCCCGGTGAAACACCTGATAAAATTGCCAGCGGTGCTGCTGACAGTGCTCCAGAAGCGTCCGCCAGCGCAGAAGAGAAAGAAACAGCATCCAGCCCTGTTGCTGCTCAGGCAGAAAACGGCGAATTCGTCCGGGCCATGCCTGCAGCCCGTAAGCTTGCCAAAGACCTGAATATTGCCATTTCGGCGGTAACCGGCACAGGTCCTAATGGCTCGATTACAATGAAAGATGTTCAGGCCGCAGCTGATGCCGACTTCGCCGGTATCAATGCAAGTCCTAAGGCTATCGAATTTGCCCGTAAAAAAGGCATTGACCTCAGTCAGGTTGCAGGCACAGGAGAAGACGGCAAAATAACCAAAGCCGACATCCTGAGAGCAATGAACCCAGCTGCAGATCAACCTGCCCCGGCATCTCAGGCAGAACCCAAAGATACCATCATCCCCATGGAAGGTATCCGCAAGATAATCGCAGACAACATGCACGCCAGCTTAACCAATGCTGCTCAGCTATCTGTGTTTGTAGAACTTGATGTAACAGAGATGGTTAACCTCCGCAGCACGCTTCTCAAACGGAATAAGCGCAACGCTGAATACAGGCTGTCATACAACGATATCATTTCCTACGCAGTATGCCGTGCCCTCAAACGTCATCCAATCATGAATTCCACACTTCAGGACGATGGAATCCATATTCATGAACATGTCAATCTAGGCATTGCCGTTGCCCTGCCAAATGGACTTATTGTGCCTAAAGTTAAACTGGCTGACACTTTCACACTTGATGAGCTTAAGACCAAAATCAGGGATGTAGCCGGCCGCTCCCGCTCCGGTGGACTGGATATGGATGAACTCAGTGGAGGAACGTTCACTATAAGCAACGTCAGCATGCTTGGCGTAGACGGATTCACCCCTGTTCTCAATCCTCCGGAAACAGGAATACTCGGTGTTGGCCGCATCGTAGAAAAACCTGCGGTAAAAGACGGTGAAATCAAGATCAGGCAGATGATGACCCTTTCACTGACATTCAACCACATGACCACTGACGGAGCTCCAGCTATGTCCTTCCTGCGCGAACTGGGAGACATGCTTGAGAATCCCGGTCTGATGATAATGTAG
- a CDS encoding Lin0512 family protein, which translates to MARKRFAIELGYAADLHGEDMTKAAVRAVRDAVSRICLCGIVEICGRDKFQGVYVHADIAVPFPDEVDQEAVLASIPIGETSLNMTEGGLSVPGIEVPCFAPGVSNIVVACAALTISIEMELSDAGI; encoded by the coding sequence ATGGCACGAAAACGATTCGCTATTGAACTGGGCTATGCTGCTGATTTGCACGGAGAAGACATGACCAAGGCCGCTGTCCGTGCCGTCCGTGACGCAGTGTCACGGATATGTTTGTGCGGTATTGTGGAAATCTGCGGTCGAGACAAGTTTCAAGGTGTTTATGTTCACGCTGATATAGCCGTGCCTTTTCCTGATGAAGTTGATCAAGAAGCTGTACTTGCCAGCATTCCTATAGGTGAGACCTCGCTGAACATGACTGAAGGCGGCTTGAGTGTGCCGGGGATTGAAGTTCCGTGTTTTGCTCCCGGTGTCAGCAATATTGTCGTTGCGTGTGCAGCCCTCACCATTTCTATAGAAATGGAATTATCGGATGCGGGAATTTAA